The Polyangium mundeleinium genome contains the following window.
TCCGCCACCAGGACGCCGATCCACGCACCGGTCGGGTACGCCGCGTCTCTCGCGGTCGCGTCCCTCGTGGCCATGCTCGGCGCTTGTGGAGGGGAAGGCGGCGCATCGGAGGCCGAGGATCCAGACACGAGCGAGGATACGGGCCCGTCTGGAGCGCTGCTCGTGAGATGCTTGTCGGGCGCGCCGGACGCGACGTTGAGCCTCCTCGCCGGTGATACCCTGAAAACCTCGACGAGCGCGGGCCCGTCCTACAACACCGGCCTGGTGGGCGCCATCCTCGGCTGCAACAGCTATGTCGTCGATGTCTCCGTGCCCTCGACCAGCACGCCGCCGCTCGACTATGACCGGTCCTTTCAATTTCATGCCGAGAAGTCGACGTCGATCCGTGAAGAGCTGTGCAATCTGGCGGAGATGCAGTTCCGCGTGTACGCGTGGAGCATCCTCGTCGGGGAGTGGGTGTTCGTCGGCGGCGGAGTCAAGCAAGGCACGTGGTATCCGAACGGTCCCCTCACGAGCCAGGAGTGCAGGTTTTCTCCGAAGCCGGAGGCCTATACCGAGTTTGTCAACCACTTCGATCCGCCGTTGGCTGGAACGAACCGCTACCGCATTCTGAGCTCGGTGATGCTCCCCGACGGGTTCTTCTCGGAGGTTCGCGTCAGCGTGCAGCGCGAACGCACGATAATCCCTGACTGAGGAGCGGAAGCTCCTAGGGCGTCGCAACAAGGGCGACGAGGGGTTTCACGTGCGCCGTCCTCTCCCGGCACGCGCTCCTCATTCGCCGGCCCCCTCCCCCGACGTCTCCTCCTGCGTCCGCGCGAGCTTCGCCTTGATCTCCTCCGTCTCGGCATTGAGCTTGGCCGTCGCCGCCTCCATCAGCCGCACGGCCCACCCGAGCAGCCGCTCGATCTCCCCGACGTCGAGGCCCTCTGCGCCGGCTGCTTTCTCGCGAAGCGCGATATCGGCCAGCTTGCGCACCGTCGGCAAGAGCACCGGATCGTCGGGGCCGGCGACATGAGGCTCGAGCAGCCGCAAGAGCCACGTCGAAAGCTCCTTCGCGCGTGGGAGGTTCCCCTCCGCGAGCCGTGCCTCCGCCGCGCGGTCGAGCACCACCTGGAGGCGCAGGCTCTCTTTGCCGAACTCCTTCTCCGCGATCGAAAGCGCCTCTTCGTAGAGCGCCGCCGCGCGCGCGTGCTCTCCGCGTTTCGTCGCGACCTCCGCGAGATGGACCGTCGCCACCACGCAATGGGTGCTCTCGGGGGGGTAGTGCGCCGCATAGACGTCGCGCATGCGCTCGAACGTCTTTTCGGCGGCGTCGTAATCGTCCAGCGCGAGGTACGCTTTCCCGAGCTCGTCCAGCACGACGACGAGGGCCAGGTCCTTCGGCGCGTACACTTTCTCGTACATCTCGAGCGCACCCTCGAGCGGCCTTTCGGCGTGCTCCGGCTTCTCCTCGGCGAGCGCGGCGCGCCCGTAACGCAGGAGCGCCTCCCCCATTTTTCGCGGGTCGCCGTCGAGCGCGCGGGCCGTGATGTCGACGGCGAGCCGGTAGCTCTTGCGCGCCTCCTCGTGATCGTTCATCGCGACGAAGATGTCGCCTATCCGGAGCGTGTCCGCATAGACGTCCGCGGCGTGCGTGGTGAGGTGCTCGCCTCGGATCTGGAACGCCGCGAGCGCGGCGTCCGAGGCGCTGCCGAGCTCGCCGCGCTCGAGCTCGATGTCGGCGAGGAGCGCGAGGGACGAGGCCACCTCGAGGTGCTCTTCCCCGAGGATCTTGCGCTTGATTTCGAGGGCCTTCGTCGCGGCGCGGCGGGCCTTGTCGAGCTCGCCGGCATGGCTGAGCAGCCGGGCGAGGTCGGAGAGCGCCTGGAGGGGCTTTTCGAGCGCGGCAGGGTCTTCGGCGCTACGAAGCATGCGGGCGTCGAGGAGGCGCTCGAGCAGGCCCAGGGCGGGGGCCCATTGTGCGAGCTTGGAATAATGCGTGAGCGCCGTGGTGGCGGCGGCGAGGGTGTCGGGGTGAAACGCGCCGAGGTGCTGGTCGCGAATCTCGAAGAGCCGTTCCGCGAGCGGAGCGGCGAGCTCGGGCCGGTCTTCGGCAATGGCTGCGCGGAGCTGCACGTCGAGCTGCCAGGCTTCGAGCTCGGTCGCCTCGTCGCGGGGTGTGTCGCAGTCGGCCATGGCGAGGGAGGATACCGGTCGGGTCGGCCGGGGAAGAAGTGAAAAGTGTACCTGCCACGCGCCTGAGGGTGCGTGAGACAACCACCACCCCGCACCCCCAGCCTTGGCAAACCTCGCACCCCCAGCCTTGGCAAACCCCCACCCCCATCCCCCGTTTCACCCGCCCGACGCCTCCCCCGGGGAAACCTCTTGCCGCGCGATCCCCCCCCTGCCAAAAAGGCGCGCCTGTTTCTCGCGCCCACCGATCGCCACGTCGAGCTCGCTCTTGCTGCGCCGGGCCAAGCTGCTCGTGGCGCCAGGACCTTGCGCGCCTTCGTGCAGGGCGCCCTTGCCATGGTCGAGCCGGATTGTGGCCTCGCTTCGAGCGCCGTCACCCGCCTCGTCTCCCGCGTCGCCCTCGAAGCCGGCCCCGTTGCCGGCGTCGATCTCCCCGACGCACCCGCCGAGCGCGTCGCGTTTGCCGACGTCGTCGACCTTGCGCTGGGCCGCCTCCGGCGCGCGGGCGTTCGGCCGGACCACCTTTTCCAGGCCGAGGGCCCCCAGGCCGCGCTCCTCGCCGAGGTCATGCGCCGGGCCGACGAAATCCTCGCGAACAAAAGCCTCGTCGACCCGCGCAGCGCCGGGTTCGTCCTGTCCCGCGCCCTCCGACGGGGCCCTTGTGACGCCCTCCTCCAGGAAATGTCGGCCCACGACGTCACCGTCTCCGGCCTCGTCTCCTTCGAGGCCGACGACCTCTCCTGGCTGGAGGCCTTGCACGCCCGCGCACGCGAGGCCGGCGGCCGTGGCCTCGTCGTCGAGATGCCGCTTTTCTCGGGCGAATCCCTGTTCGAACCGACCGACCTCGACGAAGAGGCCGTCGGCTCTGTCGCCACCGTCCTCGAAAAACGCTGGTCCGAGCTCGCGTTTGGCCCCTCCCTCGATTGGAGCCCCCTCCGCGACGGCGCCGCCTCCCTCGTATTGCGCGCCGCGGGCCCCGAGGGCGAAGCGCGCGCCGTCGCGGCCGAGGTCCTCAGCGCGCTCGGCAGCGGCGTCCCGCCCGAATCCATTGCGATCGTCGTCCCCGCGCTCGACGACGGCACCCTCGATCCGCTCCGCGCCGCCCTCTCCGACGCGCGCATTCCTTTTCACGAGCCGCGGGGCCCCTCGGCCGACGCTTCGCCCGAGGGCCGCGCCGCGCTCGGCCTCTTTGCGCTCGCGTCCGGGCCCGTCACCCGGGAACGGGTCATCGATATCCTCCGCGCGCCCGGGCTTCATTCCGGTATCTGGGTCTCCGAGCGCGCCGAGCGCGACGCCGAGGCGAAGGCCGCATTGCTCGCGCACAGGTTGCGCGACGTTCCGGTCGAGGTCGATCGGACTGGCACGCTGCTCGTCGAGAATCTCCGCGCGGTCATCGAAGCCGCGGGCGATACGGACGAGGCCTGGATGCCGGATGCGCTCACGCGCATGCTGGAGAGCATCGTCCTTCTCGCGGGCGGAAAGACCCGGGCCGAGATTGCGGCGAGGTTTGGCGCGCTTTGCGACAAGCTCGATCTCGGCCGGCCCTCGATGGGCGAGCTCGGCGCGGCGCTCCGGGTCGAGGCGCTCCGCGGCCGATCCCTCGCGCTCCGGGCCATTGGCGAGGGCCAAGCCGCGGTGCGCGCCATTCGTGACGCGACACGCGCCGTCGTCGAAGCGGCGGCCATGCTCGGCCTCGAAGATACGCCGTCCCGCGTCGAAGAGCTTTATGCCGAGGTGCGTCGGGCGAGCGCGACGCAGGGTCGATCCGACGGCGGCGGCAGCCGGGCCAGCGCCGTTCGGATTGCGCGGCCTTCCGAGCTTTGTGGGATCCAGTACGACGTCCTCCTCGTGACCGGGCTCGGGCCGGGTGGCTATGGGCCGGAGTCGGACGGCGGGCTCATCGACGAGCGCCTCTGGTCCACGCTGCCGGCCTCGGCCCGGCCGCCGACGGCGCGCGAGCGGGATCGCATACGCCGCGCCGAACTCGCCTGGGCCATGGGCGGGGCGCGGCGTGTCGTGCTCTCGTACAGCACCACCGACGACGAGGCGGCCCCGCACCCGACCGTCACGCGCGCGCTTCGATCGAAGATCACCGAGCGCGTCGAGCCCTCGTCGCGTGTGTCGCGGGCGGCCTCGCGGATCGATCCACGCGGCGCCGAGCTCGTCGCGCTCTCGGCGGGCTCGCTCCCGGCGCCGCTCATCGCGGATCGTGTCTCCATCGAGCGGGCGCGTCTTGCGTACTTTCTGGATCCGCGTGCGGACGCGGGGCCCTTCACGGGCCGGATCGACACGGCCGATCCCGAGCTCGCCGCGCACCTCCGCGCGTGCGTGGGCGGGGACGCGCCTGGGCGGCCGATCGCGGTCACGCACATCGAGAAGGCCGCGGGCTGCGCGTTCGCAGGGTTTGCCCGGCGCGTGTGGCGCACGCGTCGCCAGGAGGACGCGCTCGAAGCGGCCGATCCACGCGAGCGCGGCACGCAGGTCCACGCGGCCACGGCGGCGGCGTTCGAGGCGGCGTGGGAGGCGGGTGGGCGGGCGAACCGCAGGAAGGCGCTCGAAGCGGCGCGCGACGCGGCGATGCGCGCGGTCGGCGCGGACAAGGAGGCGGCGCCGCTCCGGCGTGAGCTCTTGATCGCGGCCGTCGACGTCGCGCTTGGCTTCGTCGCGCATGGCCTCGACGAGCAAGGGTATTCCTTCGCGCTTGCTGAACAACCGTTCGGCCCCTCGGTCGCGGCGCCCTGGGACGCGCTCCCGATCGCGCCGATGCCGGGGGAAGGGGAGGGGGACCAGGCGCCGGGGGCGTCGGTCTTCGTCGAGGGCAAGATCGATCGCGTGGATCGGGGCGACGGCGGCAAGAGCGCGGCGCGCGTGGTCGACTACAAGACGGGGCAGATCCCGAGCAAGAGCGAACAGGGAACGCTGCACCTGCAACTACCGCTGTATGCCGCGGCCGTGGCGCGGGCGACGGGCGCCGACGAGGTGCAGGCGTTTTATCTCGGCGCAGACAAACGTGGCGAGATCAAGGCCTCACCGTCGAAGGAGCCGGACCGACGCGCCATCGCGGACAAGCGCATCGACGCCGAGCGTACGGCCCGCAAGGTGGTGCTTTCGCTCTGGGACGGACGGATCGAGCCGCGGCCCGTGAAGGGAGATCTCTGCGATCGGTGTGACGCGCGGGACGTCTGCCGCAGGCCGGCCGTGGTGCCGGGCGAGGCGGACGAGGAGGGCGGCGGATGAGCCTCACGCTTCCGTCCGAAGACGCGCTCCTCTACGCCTTCCGCCGCAACATCGTCGTCGCCGCGAGCGCGGGCACCGGCAAGACGTACCGGCTCACGGCGCTCTACGTGCTCCTCACGCTCGGGCTCACCTCGATGGGCCGGGCCGAAGGTGACAAGCCTGCCGAACCGATCCCGCCCGAGCGGATTGTTGCGACGACCTTTTCGCGCGCCGCAGCGCAGGAGATCGCGACCCGCGTGCAAGCGGCGCTCTCCGACATCGCGGCGTGGGACGAGCAAGGACCCGAGCCCAAGCTCGCCGGCCTCATCGCGGCGCGCCGATCGATCCTCGCCGACCCCCCTTCCATCGCCGAGATCAAGCGCCGCGCGGCGGACGCGCTCGGACGATCCGCGGGCGCGCGCATCGACACGTTGCATGGCCTCGCGCAGCAGATCGTCCGGACGCATGCGCTCGCGCTCGGCGTGGATCCGCAGGCGCGCGTGGTCGAGGAGGACGAGGCGCAGGCGCTCGCGGATCTCGCGGTGGACGAAGCGCTCTCGGCCGCGCTCTCGGCCGGCGGCGACCGAGCCGAAGCGGCGCGCGCGCTCGTCGCCGCCGCGAACGGCGTGTGGGGCGCGCGCAAGCAGGTCGCGAGCCTCTGCGACCGCCTCGACGAAGAAGGCCTCTTGCCCTCGGAGCTCCTGCTCGCCGAACACGAAGGCGGCGCGCGCTCCCTCCGCGCCTCGCTCGACTCCATCGTCGCCACGTGTGTCGCGGGCGGACAACGCACCAAGGACGCCGCGATGGTCCTCGCGCGCGTCCTCGCGCAGACGAGCCCCGGCGAGCTCTTCCCGGCCGTGGCCGAAGAGCCGCTCCGCGAGCTCTTCGCCGTCGCCATGCGCGGCAAGACGAGCGACGCCGACAAGGAGTTCGCCGCCTTCCGCGAGGAGCTGCCCGGCGACAGCAACGCCGACCGCGCCGCGGGCCTGCTCGCCCTCCTCCGCGAGGCCCCCGCGCTCTCCGTGCGCGAGCGCGGCATCGTCGCCCTGCTCGAAGACGCGCGCACCCGCCTCGGCGCGCTCCGCCGCAAGGAAGGCCTCCTGAGCTTCGGCGACATGCTCCGCATGGCCCGCGACGGCCTCCGTGATCGCCCCGAGATCGCCGCGCAGGTCCGCGCTTCCATCGACGCGCTCCTCGTCGACGAGTTCCAGGACACGAGCCGCGCGCAACGCGACATCGTCTACCTCCTCCGCGAGCGCGAGGACAGCGACCGCCCGCAGGGACGCGCGCCCATCGCGGAAAACCTCGTCGGACACGGCCTCTTCCTCGTCGGCGACCGCAAGCAATCCATCTACGGCTTCCGCGGCGCCGACGTCGCCGTCTTCTCGCGCATCACGGGCGAGCTCTGCGGCCCCTTCGCCCGCGAAGCCCTCGCCCTCGCGCCCGAGATCTGCGCCGCCGAGGACAGCGCCGACCTCGTCGCGCTCCGCGAGAGCCGACGCAGCGGCGGAAAAATCCTCGACTTCGTCAACGCGTTTTCCGCCCACGATTTCCACGCACCAGGCGACGCGCATCCGCGTGACTTCGAGGTCGTCTACGGCCCCGCCGATCGCCTCGTCCCCGTCGCGGAAGCCGCAGGCACGGGCGAGGTCGTGCTCGTCGACGACGACGGCGCCTCCCCGCCCGACGCCGAGCCCGTCGTCCGCGGCGCCACGCGCTCCATGCGCGAAGCGTTCGTCGCCGCGGCCTTCACCGCGCGGTACGTCCGCAGCGGCGAGGGCTCCTTCCGCGACATCGCAATCCTCGCGCGTCGTCGCAAGACACTCCCGCTCCTCGAGCTCGCGCTCGCCCGCATCGACATCCCGCACATCGTCGCGGGCCGCGCCCTCTTCGACACCGCCGAGGTCCGCGACGTCGCCGCGGTCCTTCGCCTCCTCGTCGATCGACGCGACCGCCTCGCGCTCGCCACGGTCCTGCGCGGCCCTGCGGTCGGTTTGTCCGACGCCGCGCTCGCGTGGCTGGGCACGCCGAAAACCGGTTTGTCGTTGCCCCTCGAACGATCGGACGCCATGCGCCTGCTCCCGAGCTTGCCCGCGTGGGAAAAGCTCGGGCCCGCAGATCGCACGCGCCTCGAAGACTTCGTCCGCCGCTTCGTCGAGCTGCGCCGCGCGGCCTTGCGCTTGCACCCGGGCGAGGCGATCCGCGCGTCCGTCGCGGCCTTCGACCTCGACCGTGTCTTCGCCTCCATGCCTCGCCCCGAGATGCGCATCGGCCACGTCGATCGCCTCCTCGGCGTGGCGCGGCGCCGCGGCGGCTCGCTCCCCGGCTTCGTCCGCTGGCTCGATCGCCGCATGCGGGACGACTCCGACGAGCGTGACGACACCACGTTCGCCGAGGAGGAAGACGCCGTCCGCCTCATGACGATCCACGCGAGCAAGGGCCTCGACTTCCCCGTCGTGATCGTCCTCGACCTCGACGCGGGCGTCGCGCCGCGGCCCTCGGGCATCCAGATCGCCTCCCTCGGCGGCCCCAAGCCCACGCTCATCCTGCGGCACCACGCCTCGCGTCCGGATCCGCTCTCCGACGTGATGCTCTCGCGGCTCGAACGAGGCGAGCGGCCCGTGCTCGACGCGCTCCGCACGGAGGCCCAAGCGAAAGCGGACGAGCTTGCACGCGCGCGTGAGCTCGCCGAGCGGCAGCGGCTCACCTACGTCGCGATGACGCGTCCGAAGCGCGCGCTCGTCCTCATCGGCGTGCCCGATCCGCCCGAAGGATCCCGCAAGCGCGCGAAGGGTGGCTCCGCGTTCGAGTCCCTGAAAGACGGCCTCACGAAGGCCACGATCAAGGACGCGATCACCCGCCGCGAGCAGGCCTCGGCCCTCCTCGCCGATCCGCATGCGCAGCCCCGCGAGGCGCGCCATGGAGCCGTCTCCCCGACGGGCCCTGCGCCGCCCTGGCCCGAGCGCCCGCCGACCCGCACGATCTCCATCGCCACGACCCCGCTCTCGCTCTTCCAGGGCTGCGCGCGCCGCTTCCGCCTGCGCCAGCTCATGGGCTTCGACGAGCCGATCAGCACCGGCTACGTCGACCTGCCCGGCGATCCCGCGGCCGAAGCTGTGGAGATCGACACCGAAGCCGACCTCGATCCGCGCACCCGCGGCCTCGCGGCCCACGGCGTCCTCGAACGCTGGCCGCGCGAAGCCTTTGGCCGCACCGTCGACGTCGCCGACGTCCGCCGTCGTCTCGCGCTCGCCGGCCTCCGCCCCGAGGTGCCCGAGGCCGCACGTATCGCCGAAGGCATCGCGGCGTTCCTCGATGGCCCCTACACCCGATCGATCCGTGATCAGGGCCTGCGCATGCTCCGCGAAGAACCGTTCGTCCTCACGATCGGCCTCTCCCCAGCGCCCGACGGCTCCCCACGCGCGCTCGGCCTTCGTGGCGCCGTCGACTTCGTCGTCTTCCGCCCCGACGGCACCGTCGACGTCATCGACTACAAGCTTTCACGTCCGCGCTCGGACCTCTCGGTCTACGCCTTCCAGCTCCACGCCTACGCGCTCAGCATGCACCGCCGCGAGCCCGAGCGACGCATCCGCGCAGGCGTCGTCTTCCTCGCAGGCTCCTCCCCCGAGCCCATCTTCCTCGCGTCGGACGGCGCGGACGGAACCATCACGAACGCAGAACACGACCGCTTCGCAAACGAGCTCAAGACCCTCGGCGAGCGCTTCGCCGAGGCACGCTGGGCCGACCGCTTCGACGCTGTCCCTCTCGATCGATGCCGCAAGCTCCACTGCGGCTTCGTCGGCGCCTGCTACGGACCCGAAAGCACGCTCTGACGGGGCGCGCTGCGCGCTCCGATCGGTGTCTGCAACGCGTGCAAACGGCAGAGCGCACGTTCGAGACCCGTGTGCAACGCGTGCAGACGGCAGAACGAACGTTCGTAGACCCGCGTGCAACGCGTGCAGACGGCACCACGTATGTTCGAAGACCCGTTTGCAACGCGTGCAGACGGCACCACGCATGTTCGAAGACCCGTTTGCAACGCGTGCAGACGGCACCACGCACGTTCGAAGACCCGTTTGCAACGCGTGTACGCGGGGTCGGGTACGCTGGGATCCGCGTTTGCAACGCGTGCACGCGGGATCGGGTGCGCTGCGATGCCCTCCGGCGAGGCGAGGCTAGAACTCCCCGTCCGCGACCGCCCGCATCAACACCTGCACCGTCACGATGCCCAGGTACCGCCCCTGGTGCTCGACGATCACCGGATCGTACACACGCGACTCGTCCCGCGACGTCGCAAGCCGCAGCGCGACCGGCAGCGCCGTCGCCTCGTCCACGCGCAAGGGATGCGGATCCATCAGCGCCACGATCGGGCTGCCACCACGACGTGTATGCGCGAGCTCGTCGAGCAGCCGCTCCCGCGTCGCCAGCCCGAGCACGTGCCCCTCACAGTCCACCACGGGCAGCGCGGTATACGCCGTCGATCGTCGGAGCAAGCCCGCGACCTCGCCCGCGGGTGTCCCCGGCAGCACCGACGCATGCGAGCCGCGGAGCGCGCTGATCGTGCGCGGCGGCGGGCTCGATTGGCCATCGCGCTCCGCCTGTTTTGCCGCGCGCCGCACGAGATCCTTCACGGGCGGCGGAAGCGGGCCGAGCTCCGGCGCGGGCCGCGCGAGCAGATACCCCTGACCAAGCTCCACGCCGCACGCGAGCAGCGCCTGCAGATCGTGTTCGTCCTCGATGCCCTCGGCGATCACCTGGATCCCCGCGCGTCGACCGAAGTCCGCGAGCGATCGCACGAGGTGCGCGCGCAGCGGATCCTCCGCGAGGTGCCGCACGATCGCCTTGTCGAGCTTCAAGAAATGCGGCCGCACGCGCACGAGCGCCGTGAGCGACGCGTACCCCGCGCCCACGTCGTCGAGCGCGATCCGAAACCCTTGGCTCGCGTAGTGCCGCACGATCCGCTCCAGCCGATCGCTGTCGAGCACCGCCCCCGACTCCGTCAGCTCCAGGACGATTCGTGTCGGCGCGACTCCATGCTCTTCCAGAAGGCGCCGCGTGAACCCCGCGCTGAACGCCGGATCGTCGATCACGCGCGGATCGACGTTCAGGAAAAACACGCCTTCGGATCCCACGCGCGCGAGCGTCTCGATCCCGATCTCGCGAAAGCGCCGATCGACGGCCACGAGCCTTCCGTGCGAGTGCGCCATCTCCAGGAGCGCCTGCGGCCCGGAAACACCACGCGCGTGTGCCTCCGACGCACCCGGGCCGAGGCGCCCGAGCACTTCGCGCCCCATCACCTCGCCCGTGCCGAGATCCACGATCGGCTGGAAAGCCACGTGCAGGTGTTCACTGACGAGCAGATCGTCGAGCCACGTGGGGGCCGTCGCCACCGCGCCCGACCCTGGGGGGATTGTCCCTGGGGGAATCGTCCCGAGGGCTTCGTCCCTCGTCGCCGACGGCGCTTCTGCGCGGTGCTCCCCTGCCTTCATCGGTAGGTCGATCCTCCGGTCTCCACATACTACCGGTTTTTTTCGGGACGGTAGCAATCCCGTTTCTTGCGAACGTACGTACGCAGTCATTCGTGGTTTCGCTCGCGTACGCACGCTTTCGAGTCTGCCCGCCTGGTACTAGGGCCTTCCTTAGGGGAGGGCGTATGCCGAGGGAACGGGCCGAGCTCGAAGTCCTGGTCACGACGCCTCACGGCGCGCCTGTCCAGGGGGCATCCGTGCGTCTCCTCGGGCCGGGCGGGGCCGTGGTGGGGCAGGAGATCACGCCGGGGCGGTTTCGCGTCCTCTTGCCGCGACGCGGCGATTACGAGCTCATCGTGGAGCCCGGGGCCTCGCCGTTCGATCTGCGCCCGCTCCGCACCACGCTTTTCCTGACACCCGGGAAATGCGGCAACGTCGTCGCCGCGATGAGCGGCCTCGAAGGCGTGCGCTCCCGCGTCGAGCGCGTCGATTGCGCGCCAGGTCGCAGCGTCGCCCACGTCGTCCTCGATTACGTCTGGTTTTCCCACCTCGGAACTCCCCCGACGCTCGGCAATCGCGTGGACGTGCTCGTCGACGGGGAAGACGGCTGGCGCGCGGTGGCCGAGGCGATGCTCGCGGCGCGCCGCTCGATTCGTGTCACCACGTGGGTCTACGAGCCCGAGCTCGAGCTCTTGCGCCCCGACCCGCTCGCGGAGCCGGCCGAGCGCGAGGCCTACACCATCCAGCGCATCCTCGAATCCCGGGCCCGCGCGTCCGTCCTCGTGCAGCTCCTCCTCTGGGACCCGCCCGTGTTACCCATTCCCGGCGAGGCGCGCCGCGTCGCGCTCACCGCCGGGGATGGATTCGAGGTCCTCACCGAGAAAAACCCCACGGAGCGCCCGATCTTCGGCGAGCGGTATCCGCTCGGCAACCGCCTCCTCGGCGAGGTGCAGATCGGCTCGTTTCACCAGAAGACCGTGGTCGTCGACGGCCGCATCGGGTTTTGCGGCGGCATGAACATGCGCCAGAACGACTGGGACACCCGCCACCACCGCCTCTTCGAGCCCGGCCGGTGCCGCTTCACGCGGCCGAGCGCCTACCGCGCCCGCGTAAAAGACGGGCTTTGCGCCGCCGACCATCCGCCGCGCCACGATTTCGTCGCGCGGATCGAGGGGCCGAGCGTCGCCCACCTCGAAGAGAACTTCCGGGAGCGGTGGAATCGCCTCCTCGAACGCGGCGCGCCGCACGCCGAGCGCTCCACGTTCGTCCCGCCGCCCGATCCCGCCGTGCTCCCCGAAGCGCCCGGACGCTCGGCCGTGCAGGTCGTCCGCACCATGCCCGCGCCACACGCCGAGCGCGGCATCCTCGACGCCTACCTGCGCGCCATCGCCGCCGCCCGCCGCCTCCTTTACATCGAGGATCAATACTTTCGATCCACCTACGTGAGCGAGGCGATCGTCGAAGCGGCTCGGAAAAACCCGCGCCTCTCGGTCCTCGTCCTCACGAGCGAGGCGCAGGCGAACCACCCGCTCACCGGCGCCTGGAGCCACACCTGCTTCGAGCGCATCCGCGAGGCGCTCCCCGATTTCGAGCTTTACGCGCTTCGCTGCGCGGGCCGCGACGGCCGTGGCAAACGCCGCGTCCAGGAGATCGACCATCACGGAAAACTGCTCCTCGTCGACGACGTCTTCGTCATGGTGGGGAGCTGCAACGTGAACGACCGCGGCTTCGAATACGAGGGCGAGTGCAACGTGGCCATCGTCGATCCGGCCTTCGCCGCGACGCTCCGCCTCGGCCTCTTCCGCGATTACCTCGGCGGCGATCCGCGCCTCGGAAAGGACCTCGAGCGCGACGTCGAGGTTTTCCGCGAGCACGCCGCGCGAAATGCCAAGGGCCCGCCCGACGGCGATCCACACCCGTACCTCGTCCCGTTCACCCCGCGGCCCCGTCGCTCGCAGATCTTCGACCGCAGCGTCTTCTGACCTCATCCCGCTTGACGGCTGCGCCCCGCTCCGATGTTCTCTTGCGGCCATGCAGATCGACCGCTCCCGGTTTCTCCTCCTCACCGCAACCATGGCCTCCGGCGCGTGCGGCGGCGCAGCGCAACCCGGGGCCGGTGGGGATCCCGTCGTCGCGGCGCCGGTCGTCACGTTGCCCGAGGAGGAGAAACCCGCCGGCGCGGCCGCACTCCCGCCGGGCCAGCCGGCCGTGGCCGAGCCGAGCGAGGGAATCCGCGCGACGCTCGAAGGGCCCGGGTCCGCGTCTGCGGAGGAGCCTTCCTTGTGCGACGACGGCGGCACGGCGCCGAAGGGATGCAACACCCTGCGCGCGCCGGGGCCTCAATGCGAGAGCTTCACGGACACCCGCGACATGTGCGGCAAGCTCGCGCATGGGCTCAAGCCGAGCGTGGCCGAGAAGGCGGTCGATTGTCTGCTCGCGAAGAGCGGCAAGCAATCGATCTGCAGCTTCGACGCCGCGAACCAGTGCGGGATGTCCGCCGTGCGCAAGGCGTCGTGCGTCGAGCCCTCCACGCAATCGGCGTGCGCGCCGGCCGTCAAGGCTTGCGGCGGGCGGCTCACGACGAAGGATTGCCAGGCGTTGCTCTCGGCCGTGACCAGCAAGAACCGCCAGAACATGATCGCCTGCGTCACCGAGGGCTGCTCGATCGATTATTGTATGTATTCGGTGGAGTAGCGCAACGTCAGGCGGGCAGGGGGGAACGAGCGCCGCGCAGGCGCCGCCGCGCGAGGGCGAGGACGCCCGCGCCGAGCGTCGAGAGGACCACGACGAACGTCCCGCGATCCTTGTTGGATCCAGAGCCGCTGCCCGGCAGCACGACCACGCCGGACGGGCAGATCGTGTCCACGTTCTTCGACGAACGCGCCCGGATCTCGTGCTCCACCTCGACCTGGAGCTCCGACGGCTCGAGCTCGAGGTCCTTCGCGAGCGCCGCGCGCGGCAGCTTCGCTTCGAGCCGCGTCAGCCAAACGTCCGCCGGGTGCAGGCCATT
Protein-coding sequences here:
- a CDS encoding PD-(D/E)XK nuclease family protein is translated as MSAHDVTVSGLVSFEADDLSWLEALHARAREAGGRGLVVEMPLFSGESLFEPTDLDEEAVGSVATVLEKRWSELAFGPSLDWSPLRDGAASLVLRAAGPEGEARAVAAEVLSALGSGVPPESIAIVVPALDDGTLDPLRAALSDARIPFHEPRGPSADASPEGRAALGLFALASGPVTRERVIDILRAPGLHSGIWVSERAERDAEAKAALLAHRLRDVPVEVDRTGTLLVENLRAVIEAAGDTDEAWMPDALTRMLESIVLLAGGKTRAEIAARFGALCDKLDLGRPSMGELGAALRVEALRGRSLALRAIGEGQAAVRAIRDATRAVVEAAAMLGLEDTPSRVEELYAEVRRASATQGRSDGGGSRASAVRIARPSELCGIQYDVLLVTGLGPGGYGPESDGGLIDERLWSTLPASARPPTARERDRIRRAELAWAMGGARRVVLSYSTTDDEAAPHPTVTRALRSKITERVEPSSRVSRAASRIDPRGAELVALSAGSLPAPLIADRVSIERARLAYFLDPRADAGPFTGRIDTADPELAAHLRACVGGDAPGRPIAVTHIEKAAGCAFAGFARRVWRTRRQEDALEAADPRERGTQVHAATAAAFEAAWEAGGRANRRKALEAARDAAMRAVGADKEAAPLRRELLIAAVDVALGFVAHGLDEQGYSFALAEQPFGPSVAAPWDALPIAPMPGEGEGDQAPGASVFVEGKIDRVDRGDGGKSAARVVDYKTGQIPSKSEQGTLHLQLPLYAAAVARATGADEVQAFYLGADKRGEIKASPSKEPDRRAIADKRIDAERTARKVVLSLWDGRIEPRPVKGDLCDRCDARDVCRRPAVVPGEADEEGGG
- a CDS encoding tetratricopeptide repeat protein, encoding MADCDTPRDEATELEAWQLDVQLRAAIAEDRPELAAPLAERLFEIRDQHLGAFHPDTLAAATTALTHYSKLAQWAPALGLLERLLDARMLRSAEDPAALEKPLQALSDLARLLSHAGELDKARRAATKALEIKRKILGEEHLEVASSLALLADIELERGELGSASDAALAAFQIRGEHLTTHAADVYADTLRIGDIFVAMNDHEEARKSYRLAVDITARALDGDPRKMGEALLRYGRAALAEEKPEHAERPLEGALEMYEKVYAPKDLALVVVLDELGKAYLALDDYDAAEKTFERMRDVYAAHYPPESTHCVVATVHLAEVATKRGEHARAAALYEEALSIAEKEFGKESLRLQVVLDRAAEARLAEGNLPRAKELSTWLLRLLEPHVAGPDDPVLLPTVRKLADIALREKAAGAEGLDVGEIERLLGWAVRLMEAATAKLNAETEEIKAKLARTQEETSGEGAGE